In one window of Streptomyces sp. NBC_01224 DNA:
- a CDS encoding DUF4129 domain-containing protein — MSGAGGTTAARLLIHASSDIPVDTPRAPAREAAKHELSKPTYHENDPNLLQRGLDRLWGWIGDLLNTASDAAPGGPLGLVVLVLVVIGLVAALWWRLGTPHRTVRSPDALFDDSPRSAAEHRTAAEAHAAAHRWNEAVQERMRAIVRSLEERALLAPRPGRTADEAAAEAGRPLPAHATRLRAAAREFDDVTYGGRTADQQAYLDVRALDLDLETAKPLLTAAARGAAE, encoded by the coding sequence GTGTCGGGGGCGGGGGGCACAACAGCAGCACGGCTACTCATCCACGCGAGCAGTGACATACCGGTGGACACTCCACGTGCCCCCGCCCGCGAGGCCGCGAAGCACGAGCTGTCCAAACCGACGTACCACGAGAACGATCCCAACCTCCTCCAGCGCGGCCTCGACCGCCTCTGGGGCTGGATCGGCGATCTCCTGAACACGGCCTCCGACGCCGCACCGGGCGGCCCACTCGGTCTTGTCGTGCTCGTACTGGTCGTCATCGGCCTGGTCGCCGCACTCTGGTGGAGGCTGGGCACCCCGCACCGCACCGTGCGTTCCCCAGACGCCCTCTTCGACGACAGCCCCCGCAGCGCGGCCGAACACCGGACGGCTGCCGAGGCCCACGCGGCCGCCCACCGCTGGAACGAGGCGGTCCAGGAACGCATGCGCGCCATCGTCCGCTCCCTGGAGGAGCGCGCCCTGCTCGCCCCCCGCCCCGGGCGCACCGCCGACGAGGCCGCCGCCGAAGCGGGCCGTCCACTGCCCGCACACGCCACGCGACTCCGCGCCGCCGCTAGAGAATTCGACGATGTCACATACGGCGGCCGAACTGCGGACCAGCAGGCGTATCTGGACGTACGAGCTCTGGACCTCGATCTTGAAACCGCCAAGCCTCTCCTGACAGCCGCGGCCCGGGGAGCAGCCGAATGA
- a CDS encoding DUF7544 domain-containing protein, whose translation MNDTPGWASPGSAPSEGQGAGVPRPSEPVDGSGPAGNWSPTQPPTGQWSPPSTPGTGPGAPPTAPGWGGGPHGSGWRQPPVAAKPGVIPLRPLGVGEILDGAVSTMRAHWRTVLGITLAVSVIAQIAIILVQRYLLPEPAAIDPNATGSEALRQAADSAQSALVNSVPSLLITMIATLITTSVLTVVISRSVLGRPVTLSDAWAEARPRLAQLLGLTLLLALISAAIMAVGLLPGMLVGSAAGAGLVVIGLMAAFVVVIWLMVRFCLASPALMLERQSITTSMRRSAKLVRGAWWRTFGILALTWLLTLIVSVIIAIPFSVIAMATNGDGIGSFLTDGSTGFGWPFLIVSGIGQVITATITYPLSAGVMALLYIDQRIRREALDLELARAAGLPGYDTRS comes from the coding sequence ATGAACGACACTCCGGGCTGGGCCTCGCCCGGATCTGCCCCCTCCGAGGGTCAGGGGGCGGGCGTCCCCCGACCTTCCGAGCCCGTCGACGGCAGCGGCCCGGCAGGGAACTGGTCCCCCACGCAGCCGCCCACAGGGCAGTGGTCCCCACCGAGCACTCCCGGCACAGGCCCCGGCGCACCACCCACCGCCCCCGGCTGGGGCGGTGGGCCGCACGGCTCCGGCTGGAGGCAGCCGCCCGTCGCGGCCAAGCCCGGCGTCATCCCGCTCCGGCCACTCGGCGTCGGCGAGATCCTCGACGGCGCGGTCTCCACGATGCGCGCCCACTGGCGCACGGTCCTCGGAATCACGCTGGCCGTGTCCGTGATCGCCCAGATCGCGATCATCCTCGTGCAACGCTATCTGCTGCCGGAACCCGCAGCGATCGACCCGAACGCCACCGGTTCGGAGGCACTCCGGCAAGCTGCCGACTCGGCTCAGTCGGCGCTGGTCAACAGTGTGCCGTCCCTGCTCATCACCATGATCGCCACACTGATCACGACATCCGTACTGACCGTGGTGATCAGCCGCTCGGTACTGGGCCGCCCGGTGACGCTCTCCGACGCATGGGCCGAGGCCCGGCCCCGGCTTGCTCAGTTGCTGGGTCTGACATTGCTGCTGGCCTTGATCAGCGCCGCCATCATGGCGGTGGGCCTGCTGCCGGGCATGCTGGTCGGCTCCGCCGCAGGCGCCGGGCTCGTCGTCATCGGACTTATGGCCGCCTTCGTCGTAGTCATCTGGCTGATGGTCCGCTTCTGTCTCGCCTCGCCGGCGCTGATGTTGGAGCGGCAATCGATCACGACCTCCATGCGCCGCTCCGCGAAGCTGGTCAGGGGCGCATGGTGGCGGACCTTCGGCATCCTGGCGCTCACCTGGCTGCTGACCCTCATCGTGAGCGTGATCATCGCCATCCCGTTCAGCGTCATCGCGATGGCCACGAACGGCGACGGTATCGGCTCCTTCCTCACGGACGGCTCCACGGGCTTCGGCTGGCCGTTCCTGATCGTCTCCGGCATCGGTCAGGTGATCACCGCAACGATCACCTACCCGCTCTCCGCTGGTGTGATGGCCCTGCTCTACATCGATCAGCGCATCCGCCGCGAGGCACTCGACCTCGAGCTCGCCCGGGCAGCAGGCCTGCCCGGGTACGACACCAGGAGCTGA
- a CDS encoding DUF4350 domain-containing protein: MIEVTAAPTTSASLAPHQIWIRTRGLLLALLVLVAAGIALATMRSGDQHGRLDPRSADRYGSRAVAELLKARGVSVHVVTTLDEATAQAGPETTLLVASPNLLTAHQQSELRAKTNHSAGRTVLLAAGPPSVGTLVPGVRAGSAGPVGTRAPQCSLAAARNAGDVETGGFRYASDGLDNTIACFPSDGLPTLLLVEQGAGDTVLLGSPDFLYNDRLGNQGNASLALQLLGSRPHLVWYLPSLTDTSAATENGGGGGNGAHNDRSFGDLIPRGWLWGTLQLALAAVLAAIWRARRLGPLVAERLPVAIRASESTEGRARLYRRANARDRAADSLRAATRTRIAPLTGVSPRDAHSPATLVPAVSARLSTTSSDVQAVLFGPAPSDDAALVQLADQLDTLESEVRTS, translated from the coding sequence ATGATCGAGGTCACCGCCGCCCCCACCACCTCGGCATCCCTCGCCCCGCACCAGATCTGGATCCGCACCCGCGGTCTGCTGCTCGCCCTCCTCGTACTCGTCGCTGCCGGAATCGCTCTGGCAACCATGCGCTCCGGAGACCAGCACGGCCGCCTCGACCCCCGTTCCGCCGACCGCTACGGCAGCCGCGCCGTCGCCGAACTCCTTAAGGCGCGTGGCGTCTCCGTTCACGTGGTCACCACGCTCGACGAAGCCACGGCCCAGGCCGGCCCTGAAACCACGCTGCTCGTCGCCTCCCCCAATCTGCTGACAGCGCACCAGCAGAGCGAACTCCGTGCTAAGACCAACCACTCGGCCGGCCGCACCGTCCTTCTCGCGGCGGGGCCGCCGTCCGTGGGTACGCTCGTCCCCGGTGTCCGCGCGGGGTCCGCCGGACCGGTAGGCACCCGCGCCCCTCAGTGCTCCCTGGCCGCCGCCCGCAACGCCGGCGACGTCGAAACGGGAGGCTTCCGCTATGCCTCGGACGGCCTCGACAACACCATCGCCTGCTTCCCGAGCGACGGCCTCCCCACCCTGCTCCTGGTCGAACAGGGCGCGGGTGACACCGTTCTCCTCGGTTCTCCCGACTTTCTCTACAACGACCGGCTCGGAAACCAGGGCAATGCCTCCCTGGCCCTGCAACTCCTCGGTTCCCGCCCACATCTGGTCTGGTACCTCCCCTCGCTCACTGATACCTCTGCTGCCACCGAGAACGGCGGGGGCGGCGGCAATGGCGCCCACAACGACCGCAGCTTCGGCGACCTGATCCCCCGGGGCTGGCTGTGGGGCACCCTGCAACTCGCACTGGCCGCCGTACTCGCCGCCATCTGGCGCGCCCGTCGTCTGGGTCCGCTGGTGGCCGAGCGGCTGCCCGTAGCCATCCGCGCCTCCGAATCCACCGAGGGCCGAGCCCGCCTCTACCGCAGGGCGAACGCCCGCGACCGGGCCGCCGACTCACTGCGCGCCGCCACCCGCACCCGTATCGCCCCACTCACCGGCGTCTCCCCACGCGATGCCCACTCCCCCGCAACACTCGTCCCTGCCGTTTCCGCCCGTCTCAGCACCACCAGCAGCGACGTCCAAGCCGTGCTCTTCGGACCCGCCCCGTCCGACGACGCCGCTCTTGTGCAGCTGGCAGACCAACTCGACACCCTCGAAAGTGAGGTACGCACGTCATGA
- a CDS encoding AAA family ATPase, protein MSVPPPEPAGATETVGHGDTARASLEALRSEIAKAVVGQDPAVTGLVVALLCRGHVLLEGVPGVAKTLLVRALAASLELDTKRVQFTPDLMPSDVTGSLVYDARTAQFSFQPGPVFTNLLLADEINRTPPKTQASLLEAMEERQVTVDGTPRLLPEPFLVAATQNPVEYEGTYPLPEAQLDRFLLKLTVPLPSRDEEINVLTRHSDGFNPRDLQSAGIHPVAGPADLEAARNAVAQTKVSPEIAGYVVDICRATRESPSLSLGVSPRGATALLSTARAWAWLTGRDYVIPDDVKALALPTLRHRIQLRPEAEMEGVTPDSVITAVLAHVPVPR, encoded by the coding sequence ATGAGCGTCCCGCCCCCAGAGCCCGCCGGGGCTACCGAGACCGTCGGGCACGGCGACACAGCCCGCGCATCCCTGGAAGCGCTGCGCTCCGAGATCGCCAAGGCCGTGGTCGGCCAGGACCCGGCAGTCACCGGGCTTGTCGTAGCTCTGCTCTGCCGAGGCCATGTACTCCTCGAAGGCGTCCCCGGCGTGGCCAAGACCCTCTTGGTCCGGGCTCTCGCGGCCTCACTCGAACTCGACACCAAGCGTGTCCAGTTCACCCCCGACCTGATGCCGAGCGATGTCACCGGCTCACTTGTCTACGACGCCCGCACGGCACAGTTCTCCTTCCAGCCCGGGCCTGTCTTCACCAACCTGCTTCTCGCCGACGAGATCAACCGCACCCCTCCCAAGACGCAGGCCTCCCTCCTGGAAGCGATGGAAGAGCGCCAGGTCACCGTCGACGGAACCCCTCGGCTGCTGCCCGAGCCCTTCCTCGTAGCCGCCACGCAGAATCCCGTCGAATACGAGGGCACCTACCCGCTCCCCGAGGCCCAACTGGACCGGTTTCTCCTTAAACTGACGGTGCCATTGCCGTCCCGCGACGAGGAGATCAACGTCCTCACCCGTCATTCCGACGGCTTCAATCCGCGCGACCTCCAGTCAGCGGGCATCCACCCCGTCGCCGGCCCGGCCGATCTGGAAGCCGCCCGCAACGCAGTCGCCCAGACCAAGGTCTCCCCCGAGATCGCCGGCTATGTCGTCGATATCTGTCGTGCCACGCGTGAATCCCCCTCGCTCTCCCTCGGTGTCTCTCCCCGAGGCGCCACCGCGCTGTTGTCGACCGCCCGTGCCTGGGCCTGGCTCACCGGCCGTGACTACGTCATTCCGGATGACGTGAAAGCCCTGGCACTCCCCACGCTTCGCCATCGCATCCAACTGCGGCCCGAGGCGGAAATGGAGGGAGTCACCCCCGACTCCGTCATCACCGCAGTCCTCGCCCACGTACCCGTACCCCGATGA